A region from the Cannabis sativa cultivar Pink pepper isolate KNU-18-1 chromosome 9, ASM2916894v1, whole genome shotgun sequence genome encodes:
- the LOC115724132 gene encoding uncharacterized protein LOC115724132, with amino-acid sequence MSGMIPGVGVPHRRRPNHHHHSHSHSHSHSHPPHTPYDGDHRHTSMQLSQTAISARQRLEKRLRPRSSCNLNHQIGDGGLNPRTETMDDENCNNNNKKLSLKFTRMMRPWSFPSHGKVNPF; translated from the exons ATGTCTGGCATGATACCTGGAGTAGGAGTCCCTCACCGGAGGAGACCAAATCACCACCACCACAGCCACAGCCACAGCCACAGCCACAGCCACCCCCCTCATACTCCTTACGACGGAGATCACCGTCACACTTCCATGCAATTGAGCCAAACTGCTATCTCTGCTCGCCAACGATTGGAGAAAAGGCTCCGACCAAG ATCCTCGTGTAATTTGAATCATCAAATTGGGGATGGAGGACTGAACCCTAGAACCGAAACCATGGATGATGaaaattgtaataataataacaaaaaattgagTTTAAAATTCACGAGGATGATGAGGCCGTGGAGCTTCCCATCGCACGGAAAGGTCAACCCTTTTTAA